CTATTTCGTTCCGCGGTTCGCCGCGGTGCCGATCACGTCGGGCACCGAACAAGCCCGCTACGACGAGATCACCGCGGTCCTGGAGGATTCGGTCGCCAAGCACATGCGCGCCGATGTCACCGTCGGGTCGTTTCTGTCCGGCGGCATCGATTCCACGGCCATCGCGGCGCTGGCGATCCGGCACAATCCGCGCCTGATCACGTTCACCACCGGCTTCGAGCGGGAGGGCTTCTCCGAGCTCGATGTCGCGGTGGCATCCGCGGAGGCGATCGGCGCGCGTCACATCGCCAAGGTGGTCAGCGCCGAGGAATTCGTGGGCGCGCTGCCCGAGATCGTCTGGTACCTCGACGAGCCGGTCGCCGACCCGGCGCTGGTGCCGCTGTTCTTCGTCGCCCGTGAGGCGCGCAAGCACGTCAAGGTGGTGCTGTCGGGTGAAGGCGCCGACGAGCTGTTCGGGGGCTACACGATCTACCGCGAGCCGCTGTCGCTCAAACCGTTCGACTACCTGCCCCGGTCGGTGCGACGGTCGATGGGCAGGGTGTCCAAGCCGCTGCCGGAAGGGATGCGCGGCAAGAGCCTGCTGCACCGGGGTTCGCTGACGCTCGAAGAGCGCTACTACGGCAACGCCCGCAGCTTCTCCGACGCGCAGCTGCGCGACGTGCTGCCCCGGTTTCGGGAGGACTGGACCCACACCGACGTCACGGCGCCGGTGTACGCCGAGTCCGCGGGCTGGGACCCCGTCGCGCGGATGCAGCACATCGACCTGTTCACCTGGCTGCGCGGCGACATCCTGGTCAAGGCCGACAAGATGACGATGGCCAACTCGCTGGAGCTGCGGGTGCCGTTCCTGGACCCCGAAGTGTTCGCGGTGGCCTCGCGGCTGCCCTATCAGGCCAAGATCACCCGCACCACCACGAAGTACGCGCTGCGGCGCGCGCTGGAGCCCATCGTGCCCGCACACGTGCTCAACCGCCCCAAGCTCGGGTTCCCGGTGCCGATCCGGCACTGGCTGCGCGCCGGGGAGCTGCTGGAATGGGCCTACGAGATGGTCGACAAGTCGCAGGCCGGCCACCTCGTCGACCTGGCCGCGGTCCGCCGGATGCTCGATGAACACCGGGTGGGCACCAGCGACCACAGCCGTCGGCTGTGGACGATGCTGATCTTCATGCTGTGGCACGCGATCTTCGTCGAGCACAGCGTCGTACCGCAGATCAGCGAACCGGTCTACCCGGTCGAGCTGTAGCTCGCGCGCGGGAGTCAGATCGCTGGACTCAGGCGAGTACTGCGGCGATCTCGGACGCTGCCTCGTCGCCGTAGGCGCCGGCCAGCCGCGCGGTGGCACCGGCACGGTCCCACTCCCAGTTCTGGGTCCCGGTGGACTCCAGCACCAGCACCGCGACCAATGACCCGAGCTGCGCCGACCGCTCCAGGCTCAGGCCGGCGCTGCGTCCGGTCAGGAAACCGGCCCGGAACGCGTCGCCGACACCGGTGGGGTCGGTCTGGCTGGTTTCCGGGACCACGCCGACGTGCACCTTGGCGCCGTCGCGTTCGAAGATGTCGACACCGTCAGCGCCCAGGGTGGTCACCCGCAGGTCCACCTGGGCCATCACGTGGGCCTCGGTCCAGCCGGTCTTGGACAGCAGCAGGTCCCACTCGTAGTCGTTGGTGAACAGGATGGCGGCGCCGTCGATGAGCTGCTTGATCTCCTCACCCGACAAGCGGGCCAGTTGCTGGGAGGGGTCGGCGGCGAAGGCCAGCCCGAGTTTGCGGCACTCCTCGGTGTGCAAGAACATCGCCTCGGGGTCGTTGGCGCCGACGATCACCAGCTCGGGTGTGCCGATCGCCGAAACCACGTCGGCCAGCTTGATGTCGCGGGCCTCGGACATGGCGCCGGGGTAGAACGACGCGATCTGGGCCATGTCGACGTCCGTGGTGCAGGTGAACCGCGCGGTGTGCGCCGTGTCGGAGAGCAGGACGTGGTCGCAGTTGACCCCGTGGG
This genomic stretch from Mycobacterium paragordonae harbors:
- the asnB gene encoding asparagine synthase (glutamine-hydrolyzing); this encodes MCGLLAFVAAPPGPDGPAGADAAAAHAAEADGAIARASHLMRHRGPDEPGTWADPDADGSVVFGFNRLSIIDIAHSHQPLRWGPPEVPGRYVLVFNGEIYNYLELREELRAEHGVVFATDGDGEAIVAGFHHWGTDLLKRLRGMFAFALWDTVTRELFCARDPFGIKPLFMATGAGGTAVASEKKCLLDLADLIGFDTGGSGIDERAVQHYTVLQYVPEPETLHRGVRRLESGCYARIRPGSAPVVTRYFVPRFAAVPITSGTEQARYDEITAVLEDSVAKHMRADVTVGSFLSGGIDSTAIAALAIRHNPRLITFTTGFEREGFSELDVAVASAEAIGARHIAKVVSAEEFVGALPEIVWYLDEPVADPALVPLFFVAREARKHVKVVLSGEGADELFGGYTIYREPLSLKPFDYLPRSVRRSMGRVSKPLPEGMRGKSLLHRGSLTLEERYYGNARSFSDAQLRDVLPRFREDWTHTDVTAPVYAESAGWDPVARMQHIDLFTWLRGDILVKADKMTMANSLELRVPFLDPEVFAVASRLPYQAKITRTTTKYALRRALEPIVPAHVLNRPKLGFPVPIRHWLRAGELLEWAYEMVDKSQAGHLVDLAAVRRMLDEHRVGTSDHSRRLWTMLIFMLWHAIFVEHSVVPQISEPVYPVEL
- a CDS encoding carbohydrate kinase family protein, producing MTIAVTGSIATDHLMRFPGKFSEQLLPEHLHKVSLSFLVDDLVVHRGGVAGNMAFAIGVLGGDVALVGAAGGDFADYRDWLKSHGVNCDHVLLSDTAHTARFTCTTDVDMAQIASFYPGAMSEARDIKLADVVSAIGTPELVIVGANDPEAMFLHTEECRKLGLAFAADPSQQLARLSGEEIKQLIDGAAILFTNDYEWDLLLSKTGWTEAHVMAQVDLRVTTLGADGVDIFERDGAKVHVGVVPETSQTDPTGVGDAFRAGFLTGRSAGLSLERSAQLGSLVAVLVLESTGTQNWEWDRAGATARLAGAYGDEAASEIAAVLA